Sequence from the Esox lucius isolate fEsoLuc1 chromosome 6, fEsoLuc1.pri, whole genome shotgun sequence genome:
GCCCAATCGAGGCTTTCTGACACAACTGAGAGATTTGGATATTAAACTGCAGGAGGACAAATTAAGAAACAGACAAACTTCATAACTTTTTAAAAAACTGGTATGCAGCCATAATCTTGAATTATAAAGTAAGTGCACTTTCACAAATCAACATTGTTGTCATTTCTTTAATTCTTGATGTTATCTGATTGAAAGCAATATGGTGGTGGGTTCTATCAATAGCAAGTACCTCAATTAATTGACCAGGTAATTAAGATATTTGTGCATTGGAAGGAGCGGCTCAGACTGCTGGAACATCCTGGGCCACACCTGGTAAAATGAAGATAAATCTGTTCAATGTAAATTGTATTTCAATGTCAGTAGGATTTGGGTTGACAGCTCATATAGAAGATGCGTAGGCTTGAAATATCTTTTACTTAAAGGTTATTCTTAGGACACTAACACAGGTAGGAGCCCCAAATCACAACACAGCCTACATGCAGCAAATTTCATTGAGACTTCAAATTCCAATCAATGCcatttaaattaattagttTGACTAATTGAACTGAAAACTGTTGACAATCATACACGAGGTTTTCACTAATGCCCTTAGCCTCACAGACCCTGCACACCAAGTCCCACTTCTACCAACTAGCCTGCTATGACACATTCTTATTAGCCCCAAAAGCAGGCTACACCcacatttttatatgtaaatatttaaagggatagttcaggGTAGAGCTGCACAATGAGCAAAAAAAACCAACTGCTATCTTTCAACAAAGAATACAACAAAACATACTGATACCAACATGGATATTGAACAATATACAGTCACCCAGCCATTTTCTAGGGAACAACATAAAGGTTTGATTTATTTTGCGTTCAGAAATGCCCATGTGCCACCTTTGGAAAGGGTGGTTTTGTGTATTTGGACTTTCGTCAACAGGAAAAGCCCAGGGGGTGGCTACCTGAGATGCATGAACCACCATATTTATAGAACTACCCCTTTAATTGTCtactttgttaaaaaaaaaatttaaaaacactTCAGACAGCGTATAGAGAATTTGAGGTTTACAAAGTGCATAAAGGCCTTGTAAGTAAAAAGTACATTTATGTTTAATGTGCGCTTTGAGGAATCTGTTCGGTTTTATAGCAACACTGGCCACTTCTCAGCTTCAGTAAGCCTTCCATCATTAAACAATTaatagaaaaaagtacatttaaatCATGACACCACCCATCTAATTTTTAAATGCAGTAATAACTGCTAGCACTGTTTCACTAAACTTTGTGGGTAACCTTCCACAGAAACCACTTTAAATGAATGTGTTCcaatcaaaccaaataaatcaGCTCGTAAACATCTCTAACCCGTCATCAAACCCACTAGGTTTTAGCTAGCTCTTCACAGGGAAGACTGTTGAAATGTGACAGTTAACTGTGAATCAGTCAGAATTAGTTGAGTACCATCAGTGTGCCTAAGTGGACAGGCAGTAAAACTCAGTAATGAGCTCAACATCGAAGCCGGTGCTGCAGAATGGTTTGTCCTGAGAGCAACCCCTAGTGGAGGTCAATAACCGGCACAGAAATCAGGTGGCACAAAGATGAGCAAAAGATGAAGCATTGCTGGATCaataggatggatggatgtttcaTTAAAAAGGGCCAGCAGGGACCTGTTTTCTTTCAGTTGAAAGGTGAAGGTCAGGGGTTAGAGGTCAGAAGTGTACAGGTCATCAGTGAAAGTCTGGTTTGTCAGGGAAGGTGCATCCTGCTTGTCTGATGATAACGTTGGCAGCATAGTGTCCGGCTTTCACACAGTCTTCCAAATCCTTGTCCTGGACTAACTCTGACAGGAACCcttcaaaacacaaacataacaaTATGCACAAATATTCACCTACAAGAACAAGGTAGACATTTGTACAGACAACCACCCCAAAAGGTCCTGCCCATCAGTCGATTCCTACACATTGACAGAATGACTGTCATGACTGCTCCATGACTTAACCACTCACACTTACATGTTAtggccatgtttgtttttcttgcgGTTGTTTAATAGGCTAATTCTGTCAAACATATCCATTAATACAATATCAGAGAAGGGACTGCTGCAGTCTTCAGCTATCCATTACAGGCTGCAGCATATTACCATTCATGGCATTAGCGACACAAAGATAACACTTCATTACACTTTCTCCTTCTTTTGaaattggaaaacatttaaatttgtTCTGGAGGGAACTGTTAGCAGGTCCTAATAAAGGCAGACTTTACTAATTTGACCTGGGAAACGAAAACACACCCAAACAGGTGATTTGCTTGCATGCAAATGTACTGGAATTAAGACATTGGCTAATATGCAGATTTGTATGTGATTGATAAAACTAATTTTgcctgaacaaaataaatggccTGGCCTGACTTCCCCAATGGTCAGGACGATTAATATAATATCATGACTTGAATAAATGCAATCAGGGAGACACACCTCCTACAAAGGCATCGCCGGCTCCAATTGTGTCCACAATGTCCTTATGGTCAATCTTCAGCACTGGGAACATCTCCACCTTGTcacctcctacacacacacacaccgcattaAAAAGTGACCAAAGACACCAAAGCTCGTTTCTGCCCTAACATCAGCGTGTGGGTGGTTTACCTCTGGTCATTATGGTCGCGTCCTTGCCCTGAGTAAATACGACcaccctctgtctcttcatGTTGACTTTTGGCAGCGCCTGAGTCTTCTTGGCAATCTCCTCAATGTCCTCGGTCTACAAACACACAACTTAAATCAAAAGGAGCTACAGGGACGCAATGCACCAAGGGGGCGGGCAAAATCACCTTCTACTCACCTCGAAGTGTTGCTCTTTAGAAAACATGGCCGCCTCCTGGAAAAAGCAAAAATGTCTTATTAGTCTCAATATCATTCTGCCAGCATCCTCATGGCTCCGTCTGATGTCTCAGGGTGTGTTTGTACCGTCTCGTTGCCAAACAGCACATCCACATAGGGTATGACCTCCATGAGGGCATCTCTGAAGAACTGGGAGATGAACGGAGCGGAGAGGTTCATAGTGAACAGCTTGTTGTTCTCTGCCGCATGTTTGGCCACCTTTAGAATGGACTCCAGAGACACAGTCAGGAAGAAACCCTACACGGAAGAGAATCCAGCCGGTTACATTCACTCCTATGCAGGTTTTTATAATGCTACACAGCCTGTTATATCCACTGTGGTGACGGCTGTCATGCTTCTCAGCCTGTGTATGTGGTCTCTAACTCACAGCGATGTAGTAGACTTTGGCTTTTTCCACTAGGGACCAGTTCTTCTCCAAGTCCAGATGTTTGTCCTTTTTATAGCAGTTCGCTGCTGCTAGGTTAGCTACCAGAGACCTGGGGGAGGGGGCGGTTACTCTTGGTGtggtgagacagacagtgactTCCTGGGTCTATGTAACAGCATGTATACCTGTTGTCCCCAGTGATGCATGCGGCGCAGGTCCCTGTAGGCTCCTCGGTCTGCTCATAGTAGTGGGCGTCCACGTGGGCCTCCTCTGCCTTCTGCTTTAGGATCTCCCCGAACCGGTCCTCCCCGATGCAGCCAAAGAACGTTGACACCTTGTGGGGCTCCTGGATCATCCACTGGGGGAGGAGGATGTTTATGTTTAGGTAGCACAGTAACACAAGGAAAATTGGGATACATTCTTGATCGTGATTTAGGCTTGGGATTAAGGGTAGAAGTTCAAAATTTGTGAATAAGGATATCGttgaaatgaatgaatttaAACCATGAATTTGACCCCTACTCAAAAAGCTAtggggaaaacaaacaaaagttaACGTatctaaatgtgttttaaaatcgAATACTCTCTGTAAAGTTTCCTTTACAAAACTTTATGGGGGATTAATTAGAAGCCCTCACTATGGCTGTCACGATTATAACATTTTAGTTGATGACTGTCACACAAATAATCGCAATGAACGATTGAATGCTCACGCATGCTCACGCATGAACCCGAAAATTGTAGTAAAAAATTTTTACCACTGCAGGACTTTTCTTTTGCTgatcagagttgatgcaacaaatTGGCAATCGAAATGCGTCtgtctattaaataattttgcgaaattacaaaacattgcaCTGCCAAACTGGGTttaaaacatactgaaatcaaGAAGCAAATTACTATCAAATGCTCTGCTGCAACTCTGGGCTAGACATCCTAACTGATGGAAACAGACAATTCACATGCTTGGTACATCTGTTGAGACGTCTCTAACATTGGTGAAAAACACGCTTATTCAAATTATAAACATGATCTGGGAATCTAAATACTGTGCAAAAACATTGTCGTCATGAAAATAATTGCAATCTGCTTCAAATAATCGCAATCAGGCAATGATGGTATAGTTGCGACAGCCCTAGTCCTCACAAGGGTAGCAAAACAAGTGTTTTTATACCTGGGCAATCTTAATCGAGTTTTGAGTGGCTCCGCCCGCATGATATTCCACTTGAAAGTTTTTGACGATTTCTtcaaacctgaaacacacatgaacatgtTTAGGACAACTGTCAAGGGTTGTTTGTGGTAATAAAAATAATCCACCAGGCAAAGCATCAATAATGTCCAGAGGAGTGACCAAAAGCCCGCACATCCATCCAATAGTTACTAATGAGGATGGCTGACCAGTCATGTTATTGTCCAGAAACATTCTCCTAACCAATTGGAGACAACACTGCCTTAACATTTATGCTCATACAACATTATGTACGTTGGGTCTCCTGACACTCTGATTAGCCAGGTGGTGCCACCAAAGCAGGCGATTAAAGAGTGCGTGGTAAGAGTGTATTTATTAATGACTCGAAGGTAAAGACCATTCTGGCCAATATATTCCACTGACAACTGTAGCACCAAGTAACATGTTCTGTCCTTTATTTATAGAAGCCTTATCAGCTACTGATAACACAGtgatggagagaaaagagaaagacagaaagagaattGTAGGAATAGAGGGATATGGGAGAGGGAAGATAACATTGAGAGCCCTACAGTACAGGCGTTTCTCAACCTAAGTAGTTTGATCTAATAAGCAGTCTGTCAGCTGACTCGACTGTAGCAGGGTGGTTGAATTCAGTATTCATGCCAACCCAAACATCTGGTGGATTTCTTCAGGAAGAAAACTTTACAGAATGATCCAAAAGGCCATGCCAACGACTGCCTGAGGTTTAGAGTAAGTCAACTGACTTGATGGACCTGAACGTACCAGTCCCCATTCACTTTCAGAAGTGAAACTTCTTGTTTCGACCAATGGGAAGACCCAGATTAGATAGGAGGAAAATTCCCAGTTGCCATGATACTTGGCACAGCAGAGACTTGCCTTTCAAACACCCCTTCAGTCATCTGATTAAgaactacattaaaatgttagtgTATTAGCAGATGCGCTTATCCAGGGCAACTTACACCTAGCGCACTTAAAATGCACTGATCTTATGAACAGATTGTCTTAGGCCGCACGCACCAAACAACTCAGTTCTAATGAAGGATTAGGGCTTGACCCTTAATTCACTGAGTCACTGTGTGAACAAGGGTTGGGATCTATTAACGCCTGGAACGCAAAAACCTCAAGGTTTCTTGGGGGCCACACCCATGATAAATGTGGTCTGAGCATTCTACAAGGTTCTACCCTAATGAACCTCAGTAAAAACACCAAAgtctcgctctctcactctcttccgtACTGTAGTTTTCTAATCTCTCCCAGGTTAAATGttgactttttttaaatgctaaggAGAACGGGCCTCTAACCAAACTATGCTAAATGTAAAACCTCCTACCCTGTCATTGGCTAAACTAGTGAATTCTAGAATGTGCCAGTTCTGTCCACAACACACCAGGAAAGAGGGCAGCTCAGTGTCTGAACTCATGGACCCTGCATGTGCAGGCCTGGAACATGGAAAAACGTGTTAATGCAACAAAGAGGGCAACACCCAGTGGAAACTTAACCACATCGGACGATATAGAATGTTTGAATGTAGGTCTACAGCAGAGGTACCCACAGTGCTTTGTGCTTGTCCTCTGCCAGGATCTGGTCATTGGGCTTCAGACCATACCTGAAAGAGAAGTGGGAGATAGATCAATAGTTttatctgaataaaaaaaagaggattttcagaaaacaaaaaaagcttgAAAGACATCTGAGTCAGTGCCCTTTAAAAAGTGTAAAATCCACACCACTTTGATCAGGACCCAGTGGATTACTAAAGTGgaagagctgtgtgtgtgtgtgtgtggaaaagcagtatacagtgccttcagaaaatattcagatcccttccctttgtccacattttgttgtgttaaagacttaatttattattccttaaatgtatcaattataaattcagGCGATAACACAATGAGAAAATGGAGGgtatactttccaaaggcacagtAGATTTAAATAGGTTACTGTTCTGTAAGAGCTAAGAATATTTATGGTCTGGCCCAATTCCAGTTgaaatccaatgtctttaaGTGGTCTGAGACAATAGTCTTGGAGCTGTAATCTACAGAGCCCTTTCATCGGCTCTCACTACATACAACTACTAAACACTGATTAAACCTAACTCAACCTTAGCCAAAACCCACCAGCCTGTAAGCTGCTCTCATACTCTAAATACAACTACCCCAATGTTGGAGCTAAATTAAGGAGTTGAGACAACAGTAAGCTTTTTAACTTCTAACTTTTTGCTGACTTCAGCAGAATACAAGCTTATCATGAAAAtagggacattatgtatcggtgcatccaacgctgcaaagtagtgccacagagtgtccaggagctcactgatgcactgATTCAGGTTTGGTAGAAGATCCCCCAAGataccatccgccatctcattaAGAGCAagcccagatgttgttgggagtgcatacaggcatggaGAGGCCATATACACTACTGATTCACATTAGGAGTTGGAACAACCTaagatttcaattgtttacttagatttttggtgtgagtttgaatccagccctcaatcggttggtgactCTGGTTTCCAATGACTGTTGATGCGTCATTTTATTCACAGGACTgcggcatactggatgtttttcccttttcacaccattctttgtaaaccctagaaatggttgtgcgtgaaaatcccagtaactgtgcaacaaccatgccacgctcaaaattgcttaaatttttcaggagattgtcttgaccaggaccacacccctaaatgcattgaagcaacagccatgtgattggttgtttagataattgcattaatgagaaattgaacaggtgttcctaataatcctttaggtgagtgtattttgttcattgagactAGATGCgtgatttaggtgttcccttaatttctttgagctgTGTATATAAGGcaattcaatgtgtttatttttattctaatattaggttttattctattgtattttttgatttttctttgtataacATATTGAATTGCTTCCATGTATGAAttgcgctatataaataaacttgcttgctcaTTGGCTGGTGCAACTAACACCAGTGAAAAATCCATGTTCCCACCTActaaacctgcagacactcggccctccgtggaaccagtttgacacctctgatctAAGGTATCTATACCGGTTCTTGTACTAGTTAGCTTGAGCACCAGTAACATGTACACTACCattttgggtcacttagaaatgtccttgctttttaaagaaaagcgaTATTTTTGTCCatcaaaataacatcaaattgatcagaaatacagtgtagacattgttaatgttgtgaatgACCATTGTATTTGGAAAAGGCAGAATTTGAAAGGGGTATCTACATagacatacagaggcccattatcagcaaccatcactccagtgttccaatggcacgttgtgtttgctaatccaagattatcattttaaaaggctaattgattagAATACCTTTTTGTGATTGTTAGCACTGCAGCAAACTTGgactgattaaagaagcaataaaactgtccttatATAGACTAGTTGAGAAATTCATCTTTCATTTtaattgcctttttgtttggTAGAAACAGCAGTATATATTGGAAATGTCGAAACAAAGATTTTGACGGGCTTAATAGGTACAGCTACACTAGTTAGCCTTCATGATCAATTGGATGTGTTTGTATAGAATGTCCTGAATTCTAGGGGTGAGCATTTGAATCATAAAATGAATATTATTCAATCAATATCAAAAGAATGGTTATTTGAGTAACAGATATGAAAGGTACCTAAGCCCCTCCCCCTCTAACTCACTTCTCCAAGAAGTCTTTGTCCACGACAGCTGAGATGTCCAGAAGTGGGTTCCCCATACCAAACAGGGAGTTAgggctgtaaaaaaaataataatatgaatcaCAAGATTTCTACTGTACAAATACTAAAAGATTGTGTATACTATTCTCAGGGATCATATCGTTATCGTAAACACCTACCCTTCATTTGTATCCAAGTACATCAACTTTGTGTCGAATGTGTATTTTGTTCCCATTCTGTCTAGAAGTAGAAGCACTCTTACATCTAGTAAAATTTagtgtgtaaatgtatttagagAAATAAGGTGACTGGTCCTGAGAAAATATAATATGCACACTGTGGAATAACACACAATGTCCGTCTTTTCCAGTGACTACCCAGAAGTGTACCGCATCACGTGGTCACAGGATAATGTTAAGCCAAAACCACCAGACACTAAGGACAAAAAGTGAGAATATGGACTCAAGTGTGAGCGCAACACAGTCGATGTTCCCAGATATGATCAAAGTCCTCCAGACACAAACAATCACATGATGTGTTTCCACAGAAAGACTGGCTGTGTGTGCCCGTGTCTCCCGGGGATGAGTTGCAACACAAAGCACGACTTTGTAGCAATTCCAGGCGAGTCTTGTGATATGCTTTAGACCAAACGTGTTTCTAAACCAAATTCCCCCTGAGATCCAGCAGAACTGCGCTGCGCTGGGAACTCACACCAACCGATATCTACCCTGCTGCTACGCACAGCCTAGTATTATTCCTCACTGTGGGGCACTGGCATGCTCTGTGCGTGTCAAATCTCAACTGCGGGGGTCAAAAGACTGACTGACAGCACTGGGAGACATTGTTAAGAGTAATTTGAACATTATAGTAGACTCCCGGGTGCACGCATACTCCCTCTTTGGTTTAGTATGCTATATTAACTAGAGAATGTAGGACAGGCTTTGAAGGATGTTGAAGCCTCACTCTGCTGTCCCCTGGGATGTATTCATTAGTATCCAACGtagaaaaatgttttgcaacagaCAAACATCTGTTACGAAAGCTGGTTTCTGGGGGACAAGTTCAGGTTGGTCTCTCCCATATTGGGCATCCCCCCCCCCAGTGAATGCACCCCAGATGTCTTTCTATGCAAACACATCCACCCAGCCGCAGCCCCCCTTATCTCCATCTGCCTTAAGGCAAACACATGACTGGATGCAATACTGCACAAGCTCTCCACATGGCAGAATACGCGCTGAGCCAGACATATGTGGAATTAGACCCAAGACGACTACAGACACACTGCAGCCATCCGTGTGGAGACAGTAAATACGGAGATGATATCGTCAAGTCTACAAAATAGAACATGAGCTGAAACGTCGTTGGCACGGAATACAGTAATACATTGTTAACACGCCTGTAGGGAGGCAGCACAATATTAATACGAGTGTCAATGAATCACTAACACCCCACACTTACTAAAAACACACCGACCATACGCACAGTGATGATTACTAAGTGGCAGAGTCAATATCCGTACCACATTTCCAATCCAACAATGTAGCGTCCTACCATCCACTTTGCAGATGACAGACACAAACTAGCTACTAtataacatttgtgttttataatcCAGACCAAGACCTTGCACAATACAGACTACATGAAACCATGCACACCAAATCCTCTGTAGTCTTTAATTGTGTTCTTACCTTGCTGCTGGCATGGTATGTATCAGTTTCTTTTTCACAATTGAACTGTGTAACAGACCTGTTGTCCTCCCCTCAGACTAACCAGCCAAAAAGGACTTTTCCGTCCCAAAACCTCTAGTGTATAACTCCCTTGAATAGCTTGGATCGATTTTCCTCTGGGAGGACTCACCACGCGTTCGAGCAGATCTGATAGGCTACACGAAAACTGGGAGGGGCAGTGCTATCTGGCACTGTGGCTAGCGACCTGTATTTTGACTCTGGAGGTAATCATACTGTAAGCGTTACTTCAAATGTGAAAATctgcaaattacatttataaaatgtccTGACGGACGACCTGTCCCGCGACAAGTATTATAATTTCTAACGTCTGGGGGCTACTGCAGTTACATTTAAAGAAGACAAACCGTTACAAAAAATTTAAAGatttcattgttctgagaaCGAGGAAAGCATGCATTCATTTACTAAGTACTGTAGGTGTAGGCACAACGTAAATACTTTCATTCAAGTAGTTAGAAGCCGAGCCAGCCTAACCAGTACTGTAGCTGTCACAAGCCAAGGGCAAGTGAGTGACACGACATTGAACTTGTACTGGCTGAGAACACACACGTCACTCAGGCTAAAAATGTTTTAGCCCATGTCGGTCGTTTGAGGAttgtcagacagacagtactAACCCGGATCTTTTACCTACGATTCCTTCCCAAACTTGCAGAATAAGTGCAGCGAACGCCACGGAACGTGTGACCTGTAGTTAACACCGACATAACAAAATACACGTGGGCTGTATCGCTGTCTGCAAAGACAACGGACTTTATACATTGGACCACACCGTAACCACTAATTATAACTTGCACGCAAGATCAGACAGCATATGCTTCGCATTAACTTGTTACCGTAACAGTAAAGACGTAAAAACAGTTACATTCTTTCTAGGATGTGGTCGTACTGCCAAATGAATGATTTCCACGCGAAGCAGTGCCAGTACACACATTTCCGAAATTATAAAATCAGAAAGCCCAAGTGGTTTAAATGCATGAAATTCATAATTCTGAAGTTTACAATCGACGCGGTTTGTCTTGGTTTAACACAAGTCTGAAGCCCAAACCACGTGTGCAaaatatttagctttttttAGGCCAACTGGTGTGTACAGTCAATACACATGCATGGTCAGCATAGCTACCCGAGTTTTATCGAGGTTTTCTTCCCTGGTGATTTCTTCTCTGGAGTTTTTTTCTCAGGAGTTTTCTTTTCTGCGGGTTTGTCCTGCTTTTTCTCTTCTGACAGTCGAAGTTTCTTCGCTCTAGGTTCGCCTGACGCCATGGTTCTGAAGGAGCACACCGCAGCAATGTCTTGAGTAAAGATAAAGAAAATCAAGTGGAAGACAGGGGAAGTGcagttagaaataataattggcAATGCAAATACAACAGCCGGATCACGATTTAGCTGCCCGCGGACTGCGCCTGAGCACAAAGACAGAAACTTCGGTCAGAAGTAGGCGACTTAGTTTTGCTCCCTTTGGTCAGTGCATGAAACACACATATATCTTgttaaatcaaaatacatttttgaaggtTTTGTGCGAATTTGGACTGGGCTGATATATGTGCATATTACAACAGGCGGCTGTGTATAGTAGTGGCCAGACGCCTTGCTCTATTAGTGCCACAGATACATTCCTGCTATTAGCACTGGAGCTCAGcaggtaattacattttgtatatgcTATAGCTAAGTTATATAATTTAGACTCGATTACAACTGTCTAATTATGAAGAATGTGGTTAAAATAAGATTCATGGCCACCATGTTGTTGCATTTCGATTACTGTCGTCAAGGATTTTGTAAGGCTAACTTGCTTGTTTTGACAGTTTGTCACTGTAAATATCGATTCAGAAAGAGTTTGAGTTAGCTAAAATCCAGATCGTATTGTTTAGCAAGTAGACTGCCAGTCTCTGATTTTAACATTCGACATTGGATTCGAATTCTCATAGTGGATACACTTTCTGATGCACATTTAGTTCTTGTATCCTAACATCTGGAGTTGCCTGAGCATCTTGGTAGCAACGTGGCACATTCCAATCTGAAGTGGAAGACCATGATTTTATTGTGCTTTGTAAGGCTCAATGTTATTGTTCTGAGCTGTTTATCCCCTTGTTTTGATTCCATGTGTATGGTAATATATAAGGTATGCCTGTCTCTTACCCCTAGCCCTGCAGCTTAGGACACACACCTGTGTCTTGGGCATAGTTCGATAGAGACCCATgtcacgtacacacacaaccacactcaTCTCTGTAAAACCTGTCCCTTTCATTCAACAGAGATGATCCACAGTCTGTTCTTGGTCAACCCTTCAGGGGACATCTTCCTGGAGAAGCACTGGAAGAGCGTGGTCAGCCGGTCGGTGTGTGACTACTTCCTGGAGGCCAGAGAGAAGGCTCTGGATCCGGAGGACGTTCCACCTGTCATATCCACCCCACATCACTACCTCATCAGCATCTACAGGTCATGCATGTGTCTATAAGCATACATAGGAAGACCTGCACATGTCATCTGCACCCACACACGTAACCTGCATCTACAGGTCACATAAACGCAAAcacatgttattttattgtttttacatcACGCTTCTCTTAATTTTTCATCAGTCCATTTAGCTGTTTCATGTAACATGATCCAAAACATCTCATTACTCAATTACAAGTCATGTTACCTGTTTTGAACTAAGCTAAACCCAGGTGCTGGTTTTTCCACAACAACCATGTATCCAAAACAGGTAGAAAATGTGTTCCATAACGACACACGTTTAAAATGACTTTACTGGTGtacattttttttgaaaacatgttttttaaacacTATGCAAAAGCTGCCTCACAAATATTCATTTCTCTGTTTATCACAGGGACAAACTGTTCTTCCTGTCTGTCATTCAGACTGAGGTTCCTCCACTCTTTGTCATCGAGTTCCTCCACCGAGTCGCAGAGATGATTCAGGTCCGACTCTGTTCTTAGTCTGATGAGTTTGTTTAACCTGACTTTTGTAGCATTGGAGTGGTTAACTGTATGTGAGTTTGTGCACCCGCCAATGTTTCTTTCCACAGGACTACTTTGGGGAGTGCTCGGAGACAGTCATCAAGGACAACGTGGTGATGGTATATGAGTTGCTGGAAGAGATGCTTGACAACGGGTTCCCCCTAGCAACCGAATCTAATGTCCTCAAAGAGATGATCCGACCACCGACCATCCTACGGTCTGTTGTTAACACTCTGACAGGTACCCTAATCTATACCCTTTGACCTCTAACCAAAACACTTCCATTCTAACCTCTACCCTTGTTGACCCTTACATCCTAACCTGTCTCCTACGCTCCCACCCTGAACTCCTGCTTCCCTTGTGGAttcatgtgtgtgcttgtgttctAGGGAGCAGTAACGTTGGAGACAAG
This genomic interval carries:
- the adka gene encoding adenosine kinase isoform X1 → MASGEPRAKKLRLSEEKKQDKPAEKKTPEKKTPEKKSPGKKTSIKLGPNSLFGMGNPLLDISAVVDKDFLEKYGLKPNDQILAEDKHKALFEEIVKNFQVEYHAGGATQNSIKIAQWMIQEPHKVSTFFGCIGEDRFGEILKQKAEEAHVDAHYYEQTEEPTGTCAACITGDNRSLVANLAAANCYKKDKHLDLEKNWSLVEKAKVYYIAGFFLTVSLESILKVAKHAAENNKLFTMNLSAPFISQFFRDALMEVIPYVDVLFGNETEAAMFSKEQHFETEDIEEIAKKTQALPKVNMKRQRVVVFTQGKDATIMTRGGDKVEMFPVLKIDHKDIVDTIGAGDAFVGGFLSELVQDKDLEDCVKAGHYAANVIIRQAGCTFPDKPDFH
- the adka gene encoding adenosine kinase isoform X2 — its product is MPAASPNSLFGMGNPLLDISAVVDKDFLEKYGLKPNDQILAEDKHKALFEEIVKNFQVEYHAGGATQNSIKIAQWMIQEPHKVSTFFGCIGEDRFGEILKQKAEEAHVDAHYYEQTEEPTGTCAACITGDNRSLVANLAAANCYKKDKHLDLEKNWSLVEKAKVYYIAGFFLTVSLESILKVAKHAAENNKLFTMNLSAPFISQFFRDALMEVIPYVDVLFGNETEAAMFSKEQHFETEDIEEIAKKTQALPKVNMKRQRVVVFTQGKDATIMTRGGDKVEMFPVLKIDHKDIVDTIGAGDAFVGGFLSELVQDKDLEDCVKAGHYAANVIIRQAGCTFPDKPDFH